The Helianthus annuus cultivar XRQ/B chromosome 16, HanXRQr2.0-SUNRISE, whole genome shotgun sequence genome includes a window with the following:
- the LOC110915352 gene encoding putative S-adenosyl-L-methionine-dependent methyltransferase Mjls_1072 yields the protein MNGSLPDHHNWPQPVLSYSEAVRELHATIESEWDSVKQSACQTAAGRALWNHVVNDPLAELFAGETYLKNLYDKIKKDRLNNAPEVSGVILAVRTLWFDSKLELAVESFGGGGAQVVLLGAGMDTRAYRLECLKESDVYEIDFPEVMQMKHTLLQAAIGLINEPTMIAKSLRRIAVDIRDDDWFKKLMESGFIPEKNTVWILEGIIYYLPHSQAMGVLKIIADNCRITHTVLLADFMNKQSTALSATNYHFYSDWPDQLLPSLGFSDVKLSQIGDPDADYGLLHDPHNLFNRLRGLPRSIQNHPDDGTPCRRLYLVQASGSPNGS from the exons ATGAATGGCAGCCTCCCGGATCACCATAACTGGCCACAACCAGTGTTGTCATACAGTGAAGCGGTTCGGGAGCTCCATGCAACCATAGAGAGTGAGTGGGACTCGGTTAAACAGTCGGCTTGCCAGACTGCAGCTGGACGGGCACTATGGAACCATGTTGTAAATGACCCATTAGCCGAGTTGTTCGCGGGTGAGACGTATTTGAAAAATCTTTATGACAAGATCAAGAAAGACCGGTTGAATAATGCGCCGGAGGTTTCTGGTGTGATTCTCGCGGTTAGGACTCTGTGGTTCGATTCGAAGCTGGAGCTTGCGGTTGAGTCgtttggtggtggtggagctCAGGTTGTTCTTCTCGGTGCAG GAATGGATACGCGGGCGTATCGGTTAGAATGCTTGAAAGAAAGTGATGTTTATGAGATAGATTTTCCGGAGGTGATGCAAATGAAACATACTTTACTTCAAGCAGCAATCGGATTGATAAACGAGCCGACGATGATCGCGAAATCGCTTAGAAGAATAGCGGTAGATATCAGAGACGACGACTGGTTCAAGAAGCTTATGGAATCCGGGTTCATCCCCGAGAAGAACACCGTGTGGATTCTCGAAGGAATCATTTATTACCTCCCTCATTCTCAAGCCATGGGAGTGTTGAAAATAATAGCCGACAACTGCAGGATCACACACACGGTTTTGCTAGCGGATTTCATGAACAAACAATCAACCGCACTTTCGGCTACCAACTACCACTTCTACAGTGACTGGCCTGATCAACTGCTTCCGTCTCTAGGGTtctccgatgtcaaactttcacAAATTGGTGACCCGGATGCTGATTACGGTCTGTTGCATGATCCACATAATCTGTTTAACCGGCTGCGCGGTTTGCCAAGGTCCATCCAAAACCACCCGGATGATGGAACTCCGTGCCGTCGGTTGTATTTGGTGCAGGCTTCCGGTTCACCCAACGGTTCTTGA